TCAAAGGCCGTCATGACCGCATGGTTCAGGTAGCCGCTTTTCACGTAGCGGTTGTTTACGAAGAAAAATTGCTCACCGCGCGTTTTTTTGGCATGTTCGGGCTTGCCTATGTAGCCTTTCACCAACAGAAAACCCGTATCCTCCTCGCAATAGGCCATCTGGTTCTTGTAGGTGCTCCCGAAAATGCTCACAATGCGCTGGCTCAGCTTGGTAGCCGGCAGGTTAAACACCTCCATGTCGTTGTGGTGGAGCGTGAACGTGATCTCCGGGTACGCCAGTGCCACCCGCTGGAACTCATCCAGGATGTGGCGCATTTCCACCGCGTTGGACTTGAGGAAATTGCGCCGCGCGGGCACGTTATAAAACAGGTTCTTCACGCAGATGGAGGTGCCTTCCGGCGTCACCACCGGCTCCTGCCCCACTACTTCCGAGCCTTCTATCAGCAGCTTCGTACCTGTTTCAGCTCCGTGCAGCTTTGTCTTCAGTTCTACCTGCGCCACCGCTCCGATTGAGGCCATGGCCTCGCCACGGAAACCCATGGTGCGTATCTTAAATAAATCTTCGGTGGTGCGTATCTTGGAAGTGGCGTGCCGCTCAAAACACATGCGGGCATCCGTCTCCGACATTCCTGCACCGTTGTCCACCACCTGCACCAGCTGCCTGCCCGCCTCCTTCACAATTAACTGAATGCTGGTGGCCTGTGCATCAATGGCGTTCTCGAGCAGTTCCTTTACCACTGAGGCCGGCCGCTGCACTACTTCGCCAGCCGCTATCTGGTTGGCCAGGAAATCAGGTAGTAATTGTATGATGTCGGGCATCCGCTTTTCTAACTCCTTATCTCAGTATTGATTTATTTATCAAATTCAGCCAACCGGATATCCATGGCCGAATATTTGCTCTTTACTAAATTGTAAAATCAGAACTAATTTAGAATAAAATTTATTACTACTTTAGAGACCGATTCCAACAAAGAGGCTGATTTTAGCCAACTGATTCGCTATTTCTTCCGTCTAATTAAGTATAGCGAATATATATTGAAGCTGGGGCTGGTGGCGTTAGCACAGGAGGCTACTCTTGCGGCCACGGTAGCTGCAGGCAGACGAGCAGGTTCTCCACCGCTCTCAAATCAGCTGGCGGCAGTGCCGGGTTCAGATCTTTCTTAGGAATCTTGTTTTCCGTACCGCCTTTTGCAAAATTAGGCTTAATTTCGGGTTGTTCCAATTATAATAAATAGAAGCGCAGGATGTTGAAGAGTTTTAGTATTGGGTTGTTGATTCTTATTTTCCTTGGAATGGGTTCGCTGATGTCGTTGACGCCATCAGAAGAAGTCATTGTTAACCCGCAGGAGAAAGTATGGGTCGACAGCGTGATGAAGACACTCTCCCCCGCTCAGCGCATCGGCCAACTGTTCATGGTGGCCGCCTACTCCAATAAAAACGAAAAGCATTTCCGGGAGATCGATACGCTGGTAAGCCGCTATGGCGTGGGAGGCGTGATGTTTATGCAGGGCAGCCCTGTAAAGCAGGCCGCCCTGACCAATCGCTTCCAGGCAGCAGCCAAGGTAAAGCTATTGGTGGCCATGGATGCCGAGTGGGGACTGGACATGCGCCTGGACAGCAGCATGCACTTTGCCCGCCAGATGACATTGGGTGCCATGGACGACGACCGTTACGTGTACCTGATGGCCCGCGAGATAGCCCTGAAGATGAATCGCATCGGTGTGAACGTGAGCTTCTCGCCTGTACTGGACGTGAACAACAACGCCAATAACCCTGTTATCGGCAGCCGCTCTTTCGGTGAGTCGAAGGAGGAGGTGGCCCGCCGCGGCATCGCCTATATTCGTGGCCTGCAGGACCATGGCGTGATTGCGGTGGCCAAGCATTTTCCCGGCCACGGCGATACCGATACTGATTCGCACCTCGCGCTGCCCGTTATCCCCCACGACATGAAACGCCTGACCGAGGTGGAGCTTTACCCCTTCAAGAAGTCGTTTGATGCCGGTGTGATGGGCGTGATGGTGGCACACTTATACTTGCCCGCCATCGACTCTACCCGCAACCTGGCCACTACCCTCTCCAAACCTTTGGTTACCGGCCTGCTGAAAGACAAGATGAAGTATAACGGGCTCGTGTTCACTGATGCCCTCAACATGAAAGGGGTTAGCCGCTACTACAAGCCGGGTGAGGTAGACCTGAAAGCACTGTTGGCAGGCAATGATGTGCTGCTTTTCCCTGAGGATGTGCCAACAGCCGTTGCCAAGATTCAGGAGGCCGTGCAGAAAAAGCTCATTACCCAGGAAGAGATTGACAGCCGCGTGCGCAAAATACTACAGGCCAAGTACTGGACGGGCCTGAACACCTACAAGCCGGTAAAGCTGGCGAACCTGAAGGAAGAAGTGGATCGCCCCACCAGCTCGATTTTGCAGGAGCAGCTGTTTGAGCACGCGGTAACGGTAGTGGAGAACAAAGACAACCTGCTGCCATTCCGTAACCTCGACACGCTAAGTATAGCCTCCGTGGCCATTGGTGTTTCGCCGCACAACGTGTTTCAGGAAACGCTTGGCAACTATGCCCCGATCTCGAAATTTGCGGTAGCTAACAGGTATGCCCCAGACTCGGTCTTCACAAACCTTATCCCGAAGCTGAAGGACAACGACCTGGTAGTGGTGAGTATCCACAACATGAACCTGACCCCTGCCAAAAATTTTGGTATTGGCACCAGCGCCCGCGGTTTTATAAAATACCTGCAGGAGCATACAAATAAAAAGGTAGTGGTAGCCGTATTGGGCAACGCCTACAGCCTGCAGTATTTTGAGAGCAGCAAATGGCTGC
Above is a window of Pontibacter akesuensis DNA encoding:
- a CDS encoding glycoside hydrolase family 3 N-terminal domain-containing protein; translation: MLKSFSIGLLILIFLGMGSLMSLTPSEEVIVNPQEKVWVDSVMKTLSPAQRIGQLFMVAAYSNKNEKHFREIDTLVSRYGVGGVMFMQGSPVKQAALTNRFQAAAKVKLLVAMDAEWGLDMRLDSSMHFARQMTLGAMDDDRYVYLMAREIALKMNRIGVNVSFSPVLDVNNNANNPVIGSRSFGESKEEVARRGIAYIRGLQDHGVIAVAKHFPGHGDTDTDSHLALPVIPHDMKRLTEVELYPFKKSFDAGVMGVMVAHLYLPAIDSTRNLATTLSKPLVTGLLKDKMKYNGLVFTDALNMKGVSRYYKPGEVDLKALLAGNDVLLFPEDVPTAVAKIQEAVQKKLITQEEIDSRVRKILQAKYWTGLNTYKPVKLANLKEEVDRPTSSILQEQLFEHAVTVVENKDNLLPFRNLDTLSIASVAIGVSPHNVFQETLGNYAPISKFAVANRYAPDSVFTNLIPKLKDNDLVVVSIHNMNLTPAKNFGIGTSARGFIKYLQEHTNKKVVVAVLGNAYSLQYFESSKWLLCGYEDNPVSQSLVPQVLFGARAAKGKLPVSATKKYTAGTGLPTASLGRLKYGVPESVGMDSEVLKQIDNIALEAVAYAATPGCQVLVVKDGTVVFNKSYGYYTYDAVKPVTNNTIYDIASITKVAATLQAIMFLKDRGKIDLDAKLATYLPELKGTNKANLVMRDILAHQAGLRSGITTWQKTIDNKKLKDTYYASTKNDTYENMLIPGVYSINSMEDSLWTWTVKSALRPKPKSGGYDYEYSDIGFYILKRVAETMLNQPIEEFMDQNFYAPLGLSTLTYTPLLKHPRERIAPTEEDNYFRKNLIWGTVHDQGAAMMGGVGGHAGLFGNANDLAILMQMNMNNGNYGGHRYYTSDVVSEFAKQQFKSSRRGLGWDKPAIDGSGGPTSNLASAKTFGHTGFTGTAAWADPENKLIYIFLSNRVYPDAGNSKLVKYNIRTRIHDVVYKAMVPKT